One window from the genome of Acanthochromis polyacanthus isolate Apoly-LR-REF ecotype Palm Island chromosome 21, KAUST_Apoly_ChrSc, whole genome shotgun sequence encodes:
- the LOC110962181 gene encoding germ cell nuclear acidic protein has translation MASLRSLILALLLTLLCSFHTPMAPTAKAQDLPLRTEQGLVADDDDDDDDDDDDDDDDDDDDDDDDDDDDDDDDDDDDDDDDDDDDDDDDDDDDDDDDDDDDDDDDDDDDDDDDDDDDDDDDDDDDDDDDDDDDDDDDDDDDDDDDDDDDDDDDDDDDDDDDDDDDDDDDDDDDDDDDDDDDDDDDDDDDDDDDDDDDDDDHEDDDDDDDEGDYHKGSLCSYCEFCEHCDSCDKCPCKEGDKSDHCDDCKMCSFCHVCPVCQTVCKPGGFVDEVTGSIYKTVADVFDDDDDDDDN, from the exons ATGGCATCTTTGAGAAGTTTGATTCTGGCTCTGCTGCTGACGCTGCTCTGCTCCTTCCACACCCCGATGGCTCCCACCGCCAAAGCCCAGGACCTGCCGCTGCGCACCGAGCAGGGCCTGGTGgctgacgatgatgatgatgatgacgacgatGACGACGATGACgacgatgacgatgatgatgacgatgacgatgacgatgacgatgatgacgatgatgatgatgatgatgatgacgatgatgacgatgacgacgacgatgatgacgacgatgatgatgacgatgatgatgacgatgatgacgatgatgacgatgacgatgatgacgacgacgacgacgatgatgatgatgacgacgatgatgatgatgatgatgacgatgacgacgacgacgacgatgatgacgacgacgacgatgatgacgacgatgatgatgatgatgacgatgatgatgacgacgatGACGACGATGACGACGATGACGACGACGACgatgacgacgacgacgacgacgacgacgacgacgacgacgacgacgatgacgatgatgacgatgacgatgacgacgacgacgacgatgatgacgatgatgacgatgatgatcaCGAAG ATGACGACGATGATGACGATGAAGGTGATTATCACAAAGGGTCTCTGTGCTCATACTGTGAATTCTGTGAG cactgtgacagctgtGATAAATGTCCTTGTAAAGAAGGAGACAAGTCTGACCACTGTGACGACTGCAAG ATGTGCAGTTTctgtcatgtgtgtcctgtTTGCCAAACAGTCTGTAAGCCAG GAGGATTTGTTGATGAAGTGACTGGATCCATCTATAA GACTGTCGCTGATGTCttcgatgatgatgatgatgatgatgacaactGA